One Oscillospiraceae bacterium genomic region harbors:
- a CDS encoding L-serine ammonia-lyase, iron-sulfur-dependent, subunit alpha — MLQEQVYTVYGELLRGELITAMGCTEPIAIAYAGALARQILGREPDTLQLACSGNIVKNVKGVTVPNSGGRRGIEIAALLGVCGGDATRRLAVLESVTDATRARAVELLEAGICTTSLIEGTDNLVVQVTARAGADEAFVEIRTTHTNVTRMEHNGENLMEGECARQVCAPAPDKSLLNVRDILTYGETVDLDTIRDVLENQITCNRAISDTGLAGHYGAEVGATLRGMFQEGPFEMRAAAAAAAGSDARMNGCPLPVVINSGSGNQGLTITMPVLLYAEENQVDHDSLLRALAIANLMSIHQKRFIGSLSAYCGATSAACAAAVGICWLQGGSYEQICGVITNTLATLGGMWCDGAKSSCASKIAAAVYTGLLSVRMSMNGHRFEQGEGIVTASVEKTIQDVGHIAREGMREADLEILRLMLKN, encoded by the coding sequence ATGCTACAAGAACAAGTATATACCGTATACGGCGAGCTGCTGCGGGGGGAACTGATCACCGCCATGGGCTGTACCGAGCCCATCGCCATCGCCTATGCGGGCGCTTTGGCCCGCCAGATCCTGGGCCGGGAGCCGGATACCCTGCAGCTGGCCTGCAGCGGCAATATCGTCAAGAACGTCAAGGGCGTCACGGTCCCCAATTCCGGCGGACGCCGCGGCATTGAGATCGCCGCCCTGCTGGGCGTCTGCGGGGGCGATGCCACCCGCCGTCTGGCGGTGCTGGAAAGCGTCACCGATGCCACTCGTGCCCGGGCGGTGGAACTGCTGGAAGCGGGTATCTGCACCACCAGCCTTATCGAAGGCACCGACAACCTGGTAGTCCAGGTGACGGCCCGGGCGGGGGCGGACGAAGCCTTTGTGGAGATCCGTACCACCCACACCAATGTGACCCGCATGGAGCACAACGGCGAAAATCTGATGGAAGGGGAGTGCGCCCGGCAGGTGTGCGCCCCTGCACCGGACAAAAGCCTTTTGAATGTGCGGGACATCCTTACCTATGGCGAAACGGTGGACCTGGACACCATCCGGGATGTGTTGGAAAACCAGATCACCTGTAACCGGGCCATCTCGGACACCGGTCTGGCCGGGCACTACGGCGCCGAGGTGGGCGCCACCCTGCGGGGCATGTTCCAGGAAGGCCCCTTTGAGATGCGGGCCGCCGCCGCGGCTGCCGCGGGCAGTGATGCCCGTATGAACGGCTGCCCCCTGCCGGTGGTCATCAACTCGGGCAGTGGCAACCAGGGGCTTACCATCACCATGCCGGTGCTGCTCTACGCCGAGGAAAACCAGGTGGACCACGACAGCCTGCTGCGGGCCCTGGCCATCGCCAACCTGATGAGCATTCACCAGAAACGGTTCATCGGCAGCCTGTCCGCCTACTGCGGTGCCACCAGCGCTGCCTGCGCGGCAGCGGTGGGCATCTGCTGGCTCCAGGGCGGCAGCTATGAGCAGATCTGCGGCGTTATCACCAACACTCTGGCCACTCTGGGCGGCATGTGGTGCGATGGCGCCAAGTCCAGCTGCGCCTCCAAGATCGCGGCGGCGGTGTACACCGGCCTGCTCAGCGTACGCATGAGCATGAACGGCCACCGCTTTGAACAGGGCGAGGGCATCGTCACCGCCAGCGTGGAAAAAACGATCCAGGACGTGGGCCACATCGCCCGGGAAGGCATGCGGGAAGCGGACCTGGAGATCCTGCGCCTGATGCTGAAAAACTGA
- a CDS encoding ABC transporter permease produces the protein MKDPLNKRILRELRSEMGKYAVIAILLIATIGFVSGFLVAGSSMIAAYNEGFEKYNIEDGHFRVEKQLNRAQLKAITGAGVTLYDLHYRETAMENGSTLRIYPDRTQVNTVCLMQGAMPAAPGEMGLDRMYAENNGIAVGDTVTDTNGQTWTVTGYVALPDYSCLFKDNTDTMFDAIKFGVAIVTQEAFDALPEQQTWNYAWQYDTAPADDRAEKDAATDFMKVVNKTASLQDFVPEYENQAIIFTGDDLGSDRAMIAVLLYIVIAIMAFLFAVTTSNTIAKEAGVIGTLRASGYSRGELVRHYMAMPVVVTLISAAVGNVLGYTVLKNVCVDMYYGSYSLPTYVTRWNADAFWMTTVIPVALMIFINWLVLSRTMRISPLQFLRHDLSRHANRKHALPLPSALPFFGRFRTRVILQNLGSYVVLFVGVLFANLLLSFGMILPDALNHYSDTIADNMLSNTQTMLQIPYSAMDEDRKLNALLSMLQFRMETDTEENNAEKFSAYSLQTLGTDEGGAAKSESVLLYGVEPDSRYVQLPGDGVYLSSAYADKYELGAGDTITLREKYEDTTYTFTVDGVYDYMGALAVFMPREKLNEVFDLGDGYYGGYFSDAPLTEIKDEYVGSVIDLDQLTKVSRQLMVSMGASMGLVNGFAVMIFFVVVYLLSKMIIEKNAQSISMTKILGYNGSEIARLYLLSTTVVVVLCLVISLPIEVYVMKFLFRAVMMESMTGWIEMWVSPTLYPRMLAAGLVTYAVVAVLEYRRIIRVPMDEALKNVE, from the coding sequence GTGAAGGACCCTTTAAACAAACGCATTCTGCGCGAACTGCGCAGCGAGATGGGCAAGTACGCCGTCATCGCCATTCTGCTCATCGCCACCATCGGCTTTGTGTCGGGCTTCCTTGTGGCCGGCTCCAGCATGATCGCCGCCTACAACGAAGGCTTTGAGAAATACAATATCGAGGATGGCCACTTCCGCGTGGAAAAGCAGCTCAACCGCGCCCAGCTTAAGGCGATCACCGGCGCAGGTGTGACCCTGTACGACCTGCACTACCGTGAGACCGCCATGGAAAACGGCAGCACGCTGCGCATCTACCCGGACCGCACCCAGGTCAACACCGTCTGTCTGATGCAGGGTGCCATGCCTGCCGCCCCCGGTGAGATGGGCCTGGACCGCATGTATGCCGAGAACAACGGCATCGCGGTGGGCGATACCGTGACCGACACAAACGGCCAGACCTGGACCGTCACCGGCTATGTGGCCCTGCCGGATTACAGCTGCCTGTTTAAGGATAATACGGACACGATGTTCGACGCCATCAAGTTCGGTGTGGCCATCGTCACGCAGGAGGCGTTCGATGCCCTGCCAGAACAGCAGACCTGGAACTACGCCTGGCAGTACGACACCGCCCCGGCGGACGACCGCGCCGAGAAGGACGCAGCCACCGACTTTATGAAAGTCGTCAACAAAACGGCGTCCCTGCAGGATTTTGTGCCCGAGTATGAGAACCAGGCCATCATCTTTACCGGTGACGACCTGGGCAGCGACCGCGCCATGATTGCCGTGTTGCTCTACATCGTCATTGCCATTATGGCCTTTTTGTTTGCCGTTACTACGTCCAATACCATCGCCAAAGAGGCAGGCGTCATCGGCACGCTGCGGGCCTCCGGCTACAGCCGGGGCGAGCTGGTGCGCCACTACATGGCCATGCCGGTGGTGGTCACCCTTATCAGCGCGGCGGTGGGCAATGTACTGGGGTACACGGTGCTCAAAAACGTCTGCGTCGACATGTACTATGGCAGTTACAGCTTGCCCACCTATGTCACACGCTGGAACGCCGATGCGTTTTGGATGACGACAGTCATCCCGGTGGCGTTGATGATCTTCATCAACTGGCTGGTGCTTTCCCGCACGATGCGCATCTCGCCGCTGCAATTTTTGCGGCATGACCTCAGCCGTCACGCTAACCGCAAGCATGCCCTGCCCCTGCCGTCGGCACTGCCGTTTTTTGGGCGGTTCCGCACCCGCGTGATTTTGCAAAACCTGGGCAGTTATGTGGTGCTGTTTGTGGGCGTGCTGTTCGCCAATCTGCTGCTCAGTTTTGGCATGATCCTGCCCGATGCGCTGAACCATTACAGTGATACGATCGCGGACAACATGCTGAGCAACACCCAGACGATGCTGCAGATCCCCTACAGCGCCATGGACGAGGACCGCAAGCTGAATGCCCTGCTCTCGATGCTGCAGTTCCGCATGGAGACCGATACCGAGGAAAACAACGCCGAAAAGTTCAGCGCCTACAGCCTGCAGACCCTGGGCACCGACGAGGGCGGCGCGGCCAAAAGCGAGAGCGTGCTGCTGTACGGTGTAGAGCCGGACAGCCGTTACGTGCAGCTGCCGGGGGATGGCGTCTACCTGTCCTCGGCCTACGCCGACAAGTACGAACTGGGCGCAGGGGACACGATTACCCTGCGGGAAAAGTACGAAGATACGACCTATACATTTACGGTGGACGGCGTGTATGATTACATGGGTGCGCTGGCCGTCTTTATGCCCCGGGAAAAGCTGAACGAAGTGTTCGACCTGGGCGACGGCTACTACGGCGGCTATTTCTCCGACGCACCGCTGACCGAGATCAAGGATGAATACGTCGGCTCGGTCATCGACCTGGACCAGCTGACGAAAGTTTCCCGCCAGCTGATGGTCTCGATGGGGGCCTCCATGGGGCTGGTCAACGGCTTTGCCGTAATGATCTTCTTCGTGGTCGTCTACCTGCTAAGCAAGATGATCATCGAGAAGAACGCCCAATCCATCTCGATGACGAAAATTTTAGGCTACAACGGCAGCGAGATTGCCCGGCTGTATCTGCTGTCCACCACGGTGGTGGTCGTGCTGTGCTTGGTCATCAGCCTGCCGATCGAAGTATACGTGATGAAGTTCCTTTTCCGCGCTGTCATGATGGAAAGCATGACCGGCTGGATCGAGATGTGGGTCTCGCCCACGCTGTACCCGCGCATGCTGGCGGCGGGCCTGGTTACCTACGCGGTGGTGGCGGTACTGGAGTACCGCCGCATCATCCGCGTGCCAATGGACGAAGCGCTGAAGAATGTGGAGTGA
- a CDS encoding amidohydrolase codes for MDATQYKQAILQTLDAIGGEVTACADAIHGYAELSGEEHRSAAALEELLEHHGFAVERGLKDLPTAFRAVYGSGPVRIGFMCEYDALAGLQQDDVPCQQGNGTPGHGCGHNLLGAGSAAAGIALARLVDQELPATVVVYGTPAEETLAGKTIMVNNGCFRDVDVVLGWHPHNHSEPGEIKHKAAAAFTMAFHGRAAHACNCPENGRSALDAAELTNIGVNYLREHVDRDCYMHYCYLNGGERPNIVPDYAKLWYMVRAYTYAQMKEVEQRVKRIAEGACLMTDTTVEFETLGDTHDNRLNFTLSRIVWEAMEAVGAPCFTEEETAYARQIAQHAGVPGFTGDFDTRIVSADRTIKIDNGSTDLADVSQVVPTINMFAACFAANTPMHTWAVTAQACRPSAHRGMRFAAASLALAGARLASDPESLAAVRAEFEKER; via the coding sequence GAACACCGTTCCGCCGCCGCCCTGGAAGAGTTGCTGGAACACCACGGCTTTGCGGTGGAACGGGGCCTCAAGGACCTGCCCACGGCCTTCCGGGCGGTGTACGGCAGCGGGCCGGTGCGCATCGGCTTTATGTGTGAGTACGACGCTCTGGCCGGTCTGCAGCAGGACGATGTGCCCTGCCAGCAGGGCAACGGCACCCCCGGCCACGGTTGCGGCCACAACCTGCTGGGGGCGGGCAGCGCCGCCGCGGGCATCGCTCTGGCCCGGCTGGTAGACCAGGAGTTGCCCGCCACCGTGGTAGTCTACGGCACCCCCGCCGAGGAGACCCTGGCCGGCAAGACCATTATGGTGAACAACGGCTGTTTCCGGGATGTGGATGTGGTGCTGGGCTGGCACCCCCACAACCACAGCGAACCGGGCGAGATCAAGCACAAGGCGGCCGCCGCCTTTACCATGGCCTTCCACGGGCGGGCGGCCCACGCCTGCAACTGCCCCGAAAACGGGCGTAGCGCCCTGGATGCCGCCGAACTTACCAACATCGGCGTCAACTATCTGCGGGAACATGTGGACCGGGACTGCTATATGCACTACTGCTACCTCAACGGCGGCGAGCGGCCCAACATCGTGCCAGATTACGCCAAGCTGTGGTACATGGTGCGGGCCTATACCTATGCCCAGATGAAAGAGGTGGAACAACGGGTCAAGCGCATCGCAGAGGGGGCGTGCCTGATGACCGATACCACCGTGGAATTTGAGACTCTGGGCGATACCCACGACAACCGGCTGAACTTTACCCTCAGCCGCATCGTGTGGGAGGCCATGGAGGCGGTGGGCGCGCCCTGCTTTACCGAGGAAGAGACCGCCTACGCCCGGCAAATCGCCCAACATGCGGGGGTGCCCGGCTTTACCGGCGATTTTGACACCCGCATCGTTTCGGCGGACCGCACCATCAAGATCGACAACGGTTCCACCGACCTGGCGGATGTCAGCCAGGTGGTGCCCACCATCAATATGTTTGCCGCCTGCTTTGCGGCCAACACCCCCATGCACACCTGGGCGGTAACGGCCCAGGCCTGCCGTCCGTCGGCCCATCGGGGCATGCGGTTCGCGGCGGCGTCCCTGGCACTGGCCGGGGCGCGGCTGGCGTCGGACCCCGAAAGCCTGGCCGCGGTGCGGGCGGAATTTGAAAAGGAGAGGTGA
- a CDS encoding amidohydrolase, producing the protein MTCQQRIETWLEEHGPEFAACADTIHGMAELSGEEHRSAAVLEDLLERHGFTVERGLKDQPTAFRAVYGNGPVRIGFMCEYDALASLQQDDVPYQQGNGGPGHGCGHNLLGAGSAAAGIALAQLVDEGLPATVVVYGTPAEETLAGKTIMIENGYFRDVDVCLAWHPLDHNDPGEVKFKAAEALTFTFHGRAAHACNCPENGRSALDAAELTNIGVNYLREHVDKDCYMHYCYTHGGERPNIVPDYAQLWYMVRAYTFAQMKELEARVRRVAEGACLMTDTTVEVKILGENHDSKLNFTLAALAHDCMEAIGAPRFTEEEKAYARQVAQAVGLPGVEGELDESILPVDGTIKKDNGSSDVADVSQIVPVVNINTACYGRKTPNHSWAVTVQADKPAAHRGMLFAAKTLALMGTRLATEPTLLAAVRAEFEQAE; encoded by the coding sequence ATGACCTGTCAGCAACGGATCGAAACCTGGCTGGAAGAACACGGCCCGGAATTTGCCGCCTGTGCCGATACCATCCACGGTATGGCGGAACTCAGCGGCGAGGAACACCGTTCCGCCGCCGTGCTGGAGGACCTGTTGGAACGGCACGGCTTTACGGTGGAACGGGGGCTGAAAGACCAGCCCACGGCCTTCCGGGCAGTGTATGGCAACGGGCCGGTGCGCATCGGCTTTATGTGCGAATATGACGCCCTGGCCAGCCTGCAGCAGGACGATGTACCCTATCAGCAGGGCAACGGCGGTCCCGGCCACGGCTGCGGCCACAACCTGCTGGGCGCGGGCAGCGCCGCCGCAGGCATCGCCCTGGCCCAGCTGGTGGATGAAGGCCTGCCCGCCACGGTGGTGGTCTACGGCACCCCCGCCGAGGAGACCCTGGCCGGCAAGACCATCATGATCGAGAACGGCTATTTCCGGGATGTGGATGTCTGCCTGGCCTGGCATCCCCTGGACCACAATGACCCCGGCGAGGTAAAGTTCAAGGCCGCCGAGGCTCTGACCTTCACCTTCCACGGGCGGGCGGCCCACGCCTGCAACTGCCCCGAAAACGGGCGCAGCGCCCTGGATGCCGCCGAACTTACCAACATCGGCGTCAACTACCTGCGGGAACATGTGGACAAAGACTGCTACATGCACTATTGCTATACCCACGGGGGCGAGCGGCCCAATATCGTGCCGGATTACGCCCAGCTGTGGTATATGGTGCGGGCCTACACCTTTGCCCAGATGAAGGAACTGGAAGCCCGGGTACGCCGGGTGGCCGAAGGTGCCTGTCTGATGACCGACACCACGGTGGAAGTGAAGATCCTGGGTGAAAACCACGACAGCAAGCTGAATTTCACCCTGGCGGCCCTGGCCCACGACTGCATGGAAGCCATCGGCGCGCCCCGCTTTACCGAAGAGGAAAAAGCCTACGCCCGCCAGGTGGCCCAGGCTGTGGGCCTGCCCGGGGTGGAAGGGGAACTGGACGAGAGCATCCTGCCGGTGGACGGCACCATCAAGAAGGACAACGGTTCCAGCGATGTGGCGGACGTAAGCCAGATCGTGCCGGTGGTCAACATCAACACCGCCTGCTACGGTCGCAAAACGCCCAACCACAGTTGGGCGGTCACGGTGCAGGCCGACAAACCGGCGGCCCACCGGGGCATGCTGTTCGCGGCCAAGACCCTGGCCCTGATGGGCACCCGGCTGGCCACCGAACCGACGCTGCTGGCGGCGGTCCGGGCGGAATTTGAACAAGCGGAGTAA
- a CDS encoding ABC transporter ATP-binding protein yields the protein MFLELNQIKKSFGSGENRVQVLKGIDLAVEKGEFCVLLGPSGSGKSTLLNILGGIDRADSGDILIDGERMADMNEKALTLYRRRHLGYIFQMYNLIPNLTVRENIEVGAYLSRRPLDVDELLHLLGLWDHRGKLPNQLSGGQQQRTSIGRAIVKNPDILLCDEPTGALDYKTSKEILKLIETVNQKYGNTVIMVTHNDAIRLMADRVVRLRDGAIRSNETNAVKVPAQDLEW from the coding sequence GTGTTTCTTGAACTGAATCAGATCAAAAAGTCCTTTGGCAGCGGTGAAAACCGGGTCCAGGTGCTGAAAGGCATCGACCTGGCCGTGGAAAAAGGCGAATTCTGCGTGCTGCTGGGGCCGTCCGGCTCCGGCAAGTCCACGCTGCTCAACATCCTGGGCGGCATCGACCGCGCCGACTCCGGCGACATTCTCATCGACGGCGAGCGTATGGCCGATATGAACGAGAAGGCCCTGACCCTCTACCGCCGCCGCCATCTGGGCTACATTTTCCAGATGTACAACCTCATCCCTAATCTGACCGTGCGGGAAAACATCGAGGTGGGCGCTTACCTCTCCCGCCGCCCGCTGGATGTGGACGAGCTGCTCCACCTGCTGGGCCTGTGGGATCACCGCGGAAAACTGCCCAACCAGCTTTCCGGCGGTCAGCAGCAACGCACCTCCATTGGCCGTGCCATCGTTAAGAATCCGGACATCCTGCTTTGCGATGAGCCCACCGGCGCGCTGGATTACAAGACCAGCAAGGAGATACTGAAGCTCATAGAGACCGTCAACCAGAAGTACGGCAACACCGTCATCATGGTCACCCACAACGATGCCATCCGCCTGATGGCCGACCGCGTAGTGCGTCTGCGCGACGGTGCCATCCGCAGCAACGAGACCAATGCGGTCAAGGTCCCCGCGCAGGACCTGGAATGGTAA
- a CDS encoding MATE family efflux transporter: MSKDRIQLSDHFTTGRLLRFVASPIIMMIFTSVYCVVDGFFVSNFAGKTAFSALNLIYPFLQAFGCLGFMVGTGGSALVAMTLGTGDKKQADNLFSMLAASTIVMGIVSTIIGWFLLEPAAQLLGATPELLPNCLTYGRILLLFQTAFMMQFFFQSFFITSEKPKLGLAFTVLAGLTNIVLDFLLVGVLRGGIVGAASATVISQMVGGIGPMFYFFNRKNSSLLHFVRPKFSAKALGKACANGSSELMTNLSASLVSALYNLQLMRLIGADGVAAYGVLMYVGFIFAAVFIGYAQGCAPIISYHYGAENHDELKNLFRKSITMLAIAGVAMFASAQLMATPLAKMFVGYDTGLMELTEHALKLYAFSFLLCGFNIFSSAFFTALNNGAISAAISFLRTLVFQVFAVLVLPMVLDIDGIWYALVFAEAAALLVSAALLVKNRNRYHYA, from the coding sequence ATGAGCAAAGATCGTATCCAGTTATCTGACCATTTTACCACCGGCCGCCTGCTGCGTTTTGTGGCATCGCCCATTATCATGATGATCTTCACCTCGGTGTACTGCGTGGTGGATGGCTTTTTTGTCTCGAATTTTGCCGGTAAAACGGCATTTTCTGCTTTGAACCTGATCTACCCGTTCCTGCAGGCGTTTGGCTGCCTGGGCTTCATGGTAGGCACCGGCGGCAGCGCGCTGGTCGCCATGACACTGGGTACTGGCGATAAAAAGCAGGCGGACAACCTGTTCTCGATGCTGGCTGCCTCCACGATCGTGATGGGCATTGTCTCCACCATCATTGGCTGGTTCCTGTTGGAGCCTGCCGCCCAGCTGCTGGGCGCTACGCCGGAACTGCTGCCGAACTGCCTGACGTACGGCCGCATCCTGCTGCTGTTCCAGACAGCCTTTATGATGCAGTTCTTTTTCCAGAGCTTTTTCATCACCTCCGAAAAGCCGAAGCTGGGCCTGGCCTTCACTGTGCTGGCGGGCCTGACCAACATCGTACTGGACTTTCTGCTGGTGGGTGTGCTGCGCGGCGGCATCGTCGGCGCGGCGTCGGCTACCGTCATCAGCCAGATGGTGGGCGGCATCGGCCCTATGTTCTACTTTTTCAACCGCAAAAACTCCAGCCTGCTGCACTTTGTACGGCCCAAGTTCAGCGCCAAAGCGCTGGGCAAGGCCTGCGCCAACGGTTCCAGCGAGCTGATGACCAACTTGTCGGCCTCGCTGGTCAGTGCGCTGTACAACCTGCAGCTGATGAGGCTCATCGGCGCCGACGGCGTGGCGGCCTACGGCGTGTTGATGTACGTGGGCTTTATCTTTGCAGCGGTGTTCATCGGCTATGCCCAGGGCTGTGCGCCCATCATCAGCTACCATTATGGTGCTGAAAACCACGATGAATTGAAGAACTTGTTCCGCAAGAGCATTACGATGCTGGCGATTGCCGGTGTGGCGATGTTTGCCAGTGCCCAGCTGATGGCCACGCCTTTGGCGAAGATGTTCGTCGGCTACGACACCGGCCTGATGGAGCTGACCGAGCATGCGCTGAAGCTGTACGCGTTCTCCTTCCTGCTGTGCGGCTTCAACATTTTCTCCTCGGCGTTCTTTACGGCGTTGAACAACGGTGCCATCTCGGCGGCGATCTCCTTCCTGCGCACGCTGGTGTTTCAGGTGTTTGCGGTGCTGGTGCTGCCCATGGTGCTGGACATTGACGGCATCTGGTATGCCCTGGTTTTTGCCGAGGCTGCGGCGTTGCTCGTTTCGGCGGCGCTGCTGGTCAAGAACCGGAATCGGTATCATTACGCTTGA